The proteins below are encoded in one region of Aspergillus nidulans FGSC A4 chromosome III:
- the hmt1 gene encoding protein HMT1 (transcript_id=CADANIAT00005924) — MARHNVMRGSLEYLRIGYPILVLVVFAAAFVANSIVTARTANQNPSASQTGPGGRPLPKRSRSTVAVVKANQKFSQNAKLCFRLLSVVILVTLVAEAAVTVAHVMVARSEQWWCGQAVVIYVVGSFFDYAIILVSLLDTDPSPTFAQFVPWLVAAPLEMVILALSVSIYSRPHHEPAVGAPTGGKLRGGITLWEAAGVGCNSIRLLALLMLVMLYTCSSLRSPSVARKEARMNGDGPNETTGLLRPGTENGHAYGSTNGAHGDHKPADPWVRPTTQPSTSWWEYLSGYSLFFPYLWPSKSRRLQLVVLVCFLLIILQRVVNVLVPLQVGIITNKLSKQGDEFRVPWFEICLYILFRWLQGNQGLIGSLRSTLWIPVSQYSYMELSTAAFEHVHGLSLDFHLGKKTGEVLSALSKGSSINTFLEQVTFQVVPMLVDLCVAIVYFLVALDAYYALVVTIVTFCYLYVTIRMAQWRAEIRRQMVNSSRQEDAVKNDSMVSYETVKYFNAEEYEFGRYRGAVSDFQRAEYHVLFSLNLMNTSQNTIFMLGLLIACFIAAYQVSLGQRDVGQFVSLLTYMAQLQGPLNFFGTFYRSIQSALINSERLLELFREQPTVVDRPNARPLAVCKGDIKFDNVEFSYDARKPALNGLTFHCEPGTTTALVGESGGGKSTVFRLLFRFYNSERGRILVDGHDVESITIDSLRRHIGVVPQDTVLFNETLMYNLKYANPSATDEDVYEACRASSIHDKIMSFPDGYNTKVGERGLRLSGGEKQRVAIARTILKNPRIILLDEATAALDTETEEHIQGALSTLSRGRTMLVIAHRLSTITTADRILVLSEGKVTESGTHDQLLAMKGRYASMWRKQIRAQKAAAEAQVLQDRAQRLRSASTSAAAEDSSSQSDEDRNTNRGPNANRQAQFHHP; from the exons ATGGCTCGCCATAACGTCATGCGGGGGTCGCTGGAATACCTTCGAATTGGTTACCCGATCCTGGTCCTCGTCGTGTTTGCGGCGGCCTTTGTGGCCAACTCGATTGTGACCGCTAGGACTGCGAACCAGAATCCGTCCGCTTCACAGACCGGTCCGGGAGGCCGTCCGCTTCCCAAGCGGTCGAGGAGCACAGTGGCCGTGGTCAAGGCTAACCAGAAGTTCTCCCAGAATGCGAAATTATGCTTCAGGTTGCTCTCTGTTGTTATTTTGGTGACGCTGGTGGCTGAGGCTGCGGTAACCGTGGCCCATGTGATGGTTGCCAGATCGGAACAGTGGTGGTGTGGTCAGGCTGTAGTG ATATACGTCGTGGGGTCCTTCTTCGACTATGCCATTATCCTGGTATCCCTGCTAGATACAGACCCTTCACCAACGTTTGCTCAGTTCGTGCCATGGCTAGTGGCCGCGCCCCTCGAGATGGTGATTCTCGCCCTTTCGGTTTCCATATATTCTCGCCCGCACCACGAGCCTGCAGTCGGAGCACCCACTGGCGGAAAACTGCGAGGAGGCATCACTTTATGGGAAGCTGCAGGCGTTGGCTGTAACAGCATCCGTCTTTTGGcgttgctgatgctggtcATGCTCTATACATGCAGTTCTCTCAGATCTCCGTCTGTGGCCCGAAAAGAGGCCCGTATGAACGGCGATGGTCCGAACGAGACCACGGGACTTCTACGCCCCGGTACAGAGAATGGACACGCTTATGGATCAACAAATGGCGCACACGGTGACCACAAGCCAGCAGATCCGTGGGTTCGCCCAACGACACAGCCATCCACTAGTTGGTGGGAATATCTCAGCGGCTATTCCTTGTTTTTCCCGTATCTTTGGCCATCCAAGTCCCGCCGTTTGCAGTTGGTGGTGCTCGTTTGCTTTTTGCTAATTATCCTTCAACGCGTCGTCAATGtcctcgttcctcttcaagtTGGGATAATCACCAACAAATTATCTAAACAGGGTGACGAATTCCGCGTGCCATGGTTTGAGATCTGCTTATACATTCTGTTTCGGTGGCTTCAGGGCAACCAGGGGCTCATTGGGTCTCTCCGTTCCACCCTCTGGATCCCTGTTAGCCAGTATTCGTACATGGAGCTTTCAACCGCTGCTTTTGAGCATGTCCATGGTCTCAGCTTGGACTTCCATCttgggaagaagacaggTGAAGTTCTCTCGGCCCTTAGTAAGGGTAGCTCCATCAACACCTTTTTGGAGCAAGTTACCTTCCAGGTTGTTCCAATGCTAGTCGATTTATGTGTCGCCATTGTCTATTTCCTTGTTGCGCTAGACGCGTATTATGCTCTTGTCGTCACCATTGTGACTTTCTGTTATCTTTACGTGACTATTCGTATGGCTCAGTGGAGAGCGGAGATTCGGCGACAGATGGTTAATTCATCTCGTCAAGAAGATGCGGTGAA GAATGACTCGATGGTCTCTTATGAGACGGTGAAATATTTCAACGCGGAAGAGTATGAGTTTGGACGATATCGAGGCGCAGTATCCGACTTCCAAAGGGCCGAATACCACGTTCTTTTCTCGCTGAACCTGATGAACACTTCGCAGAACACCATTTTTATGCTCGGCCTTCTGATCGCCTGCTTTATTGCCGCTTATCAAGTCTCGCTCGGACAACGGGATGTAGGTCAGTTTGTTTCGCTTCTCACGTATATGGCCCAATTGCAGGGCCCGCTCAACTTTTTCGGAACATTCTATCGTTCCATTCAGTCAGCCCTGATCAATTCGGAGCGCTTGCTGGAATTGTTCAGGGAACAGCCTACGGTTGTCGACCGACCCAACGCCCGACCATTGGCGGTTTGCAAGGGAGACATCAAATTTGACAATGTTGAATTCTCCTACGACGCCCGTAAGCCGGCGTTGAACGGCCTTACATTCCACTGCGAGCCCGGCACCACAACTGCTCTGGTCGGTGAATCCGGTGGAGGAAAGTCGACTGTTTTCCGTCTGCTCTTCCGATTCTACAATTCTGAAAGAGGCCGAATTCTGGTCGACGGGCATGATGTGGAAAGTATCACCATTGACTCCCTCCGAAGACATATTGGAGTGGTGCCGCAGGACACAGTTCTCTTTAATGAGACTCTGATGTATAACCTGAAATATGCCAACCCAAGTGCTACAGACGAAGACGTCTATGAGGCATGTCGGGCATCTAGTATCCATGATAAAATCATGTCATTCCCGGATGGCTACAACACCAAAGTTGGTGAGCGTGGTCTGCGACTCAGTGGTGGGGAGAAACAGCGAGTGGCAATTGCTCGGACGATCCTTAAGAACCCGCGAATTATTCTCCTGGACGAAGCCACTGCGGCACTTGACACTGAGACCGAAGAGCACATCCAGGGTGCTCTGTCTACGCTATCCCGTGGCCGCACGATGCTCGTCATTGCACACCGACTGAGTACCATCACGACGGCGGACCGCATCCTGGTCCTGAGCGAGGGCAAGGTTACAGAAAGCGGAACACATGATCAACTGCTTGCAATGAAGGGTCGGTATGCAAGCATGTGGCGCAAACAAATACGCGCTCAgaaagctgctgcagaggctcaGGTGCTGCAAGACCGAGCCCAGCGATTGCGCAGTGCATCCACTTCGGCGGCCGCGGAGGATAGCTCCAGCCAGTCCGATGAGGATCGGAACACTAACCGCGGTCCGAATGCAAACCGACAAGCACAGTTCCATCACCCATAG
- a CDS encoding alkaline phosphatase PHO8 (transcript_id=CADANIAT00005925), giving the protein MHPPSLQLLRALRTSISPKGAKPAIPLCANLNRFQSPIAVAFASPHRSNSSSNGSTHIRPARMVSRAHPSKPRTHDRGPPSKEDTQTDFAALNVLGNIPTPTTAVDACLDTGFHLDNGVKITGGDGVMLVGGEAFTWRPWMSKKDGTKNNMINAKGQFEVDEQVWGILDLVWPRPGIRVEVLDTRNAAAQFNLLATERGVSEIAAAMIPIGWKGR; this is encoded by the exons ATGCATCCACCTtcgctccagctccttcgaGCCCTTCGAACATCCATCTCCCCAAAGGGTGCCAAACCTGCCATCCCCCTCTGCGCAAACTTGAACCGTTTCCAATCACCTATTGCCGTGgcatttgcttctcctcACCGCAGCAATAGCAGCTCTAATGGCTCTACGCACATCCGCCCAGCCCGCATGGTCTCCCGGGCTCACCCATCGAAACCTCGCACCCACGACCGCGGCCCACCGTCAAAAGAGGACACGCAGACTGATTTCGCCGCACTGAACGTACTCGGAAACATTCCGACCCCGACGACTGCTGTTGACGCCTGTCTAGATACGGGCTTCCATCTGGACAATGGCGTCAAGATTACAGGTGGTGACGGAGTTATGCTTGTCGGTGGAGAAGCGTTTACATGGAGGCCTTGGATGAGTAAGAAGGATGGGACCAAGAACAACATGATCAATGCAAAGGGACAATTTGAAGTGGATGAGCAGGTTTGGGGTATATTGGACTTGGTATGGCCTCGTCCGG GGATCCGGGTTGAGGTGCTAGATACAAGAAACGCTGCTGCGCAGTTCAACCTGCTCGCGACCGAGAGGGGAGTTTCTGAAATTGCGGCTGCGATGATACCGATCGGATGGAAGGGGAGGTAA
- a CDS encoding alkaline phosphatase (transcript_id=CADANIAT00005926) — MPREEPLLAPRQSSEQSSIRNAEEEDALLTGERTHRGGSRRGWGFWREVGLFSWALIATVAVIILAIVYQRESSWIQSHKKETWGPGGKPTGKRNLIFMVSDGMGPTSLTMTRSFKQLTQGLPADEVLVLDRHILGTSRTRSSSSLVTDSAAGATAFSCGFKSYNGAISVLPDHSPCGTVLEAASLAGYKTGLVVTTRITDATPACFASHANLRQYEDQIAEQEIGEHPLGRVVDLIMGGGRCHFLPNTTDGSCRGDDRDLVAVAKEKGFSYIDDRKGFDSLNGGTEAKLPLLGLFAEKDIPYELDRRTQNDVYPSLEEMARTALKILSHATEDSDQGFFLMIEGSRIDHAGHGNDPAAQVNEVLAYDKAFAAVLEFLNDDSTPGVLVATSDHETGGLAVARQLHDTYPEYLWLPGVLANVSHSSEYAAQKLQDYRRQKTDKPSQEAYTRDLLKKSLGIEDASQQEIDALLDPNNPIIPSYVFADMVSRRAQIGWSTHGHSGVDVNIYASSSRDAWPLQGNHENTEIGAFLADYLDLDVSAVTKRLQNSEFWTAAESISVSESFNWLGNPLGDDVRTDGLDTYHGDFKRKRGFSGDADECGCGGVH, encoded by the exons ATGCCGCGAGAAGAGCCTCTTCTGGCTCCACGCCAATCATCAGAACAGTCATCCATTCGAAatgctgaggaggaagacgccTTGTTGACTGGCGAGCGGACTCACCGCGGTGGAAGTCGTCGTGGATGGGGCTTCTGGAGAGAGGTCGGCCTCTTTTCCTGGGCTCTAATAGCCACCGTTGCTGTTATTATCCTTGCAATCGTCTATCAGCGAGAGTCAAGCTGGATACAGAGTCACAAGAAAGAAACATGGGGTCCAGGAGGAAAACCAACCGGCAAACGCAACCTTatcttcatggtctcggACGGGATGGGCCCAACTAGTCTTACCATGACTCGAAGCTTCAAACAGCTTACGCAAGGGCTTCCAGCTGACGAGGTCCTCGTGTTGGACAGGCACATTCTTGGTACTTCACGGACAAGGTCCAGCTCGAGTCTGGTCACCGACTCAGCAGCCGGAGCGACGGCATTCTCGTGCGGGTTCAAAAGTTACAACGGCGCCATCTCTGTGCTTCCCGACCACTCACCTTGTGGAACAGTACTTGAGGCCGCATCTTTGGCTGGTTACAAGACTGGGTTGGTGGTGACTACCCGCATCACCGACGCTACACCAGCTTGCTTCGCGTCGCACGCAAACCTTCGACAGTATGAAGACCAGATAGCAGAGCAAGAAATTGGTGAACACCCACTGGGCCGTGTGGTAGACCTCATAATGGGTGGTGGACGGTGCCATTTTCTGCCCAATACAACGGACGGTAGCTGCCGCGGAGATGATCGTGATCTGGTGGCAGTcgccaaggagaaggggttCTCTTACATTGACGACCGGAAAGGTTTTGACAGCCTCAATGGTGGGACGGAAGCAAAGCTACCGCTGCTGGGActctttgctgagaaggacATCCCTTACGAACTCGATCGCCGCACTCAGAATGATGTGTATCCCTCTTTGGAGGAGATGGCTCGGACCGCGTTGAAGATCCTTAGCCATGCTACAGAGGACAGCGATCAAGGATTTTTCCTCATGATTGAGGGGTCCCGCATCGACCACGCAGGCCATGGTAACGACCCAGCCGCGCAAGTCAACGAAGTGCTCGCCTACGATAAGGCCTTTGCTGCGgtcctcgagttcctcaaCGACGATTCCACCCCAGGGGTCCTGGTTGCAACATCCGACCACGAAACTGGAGGACTCGCTGTAGCTCGACAACTACATGACACTTACCCCGAATACCTCTGGCTCCCTGGCGTTCTGGCCAACGTCAGTCACTCCTCGGAATATGCCGCTCAAAAGCTTCAAGACTACCGCCGCCAGAAGACCGACAAGCCCTCTCAGGAGGCCTACACGCGGGACCTCCTCAAGAAATCTTTAGGCATCGAAGACGCCTCACAGCAAGAAATAGACGCCCTACTTGATCCCAACAACCCAATCATCCCTAGCTATGTCTTCGCCGACATGGTTAGTCGCCGAGCCCAAATCGGCTGGTCCACACACGGTCATTCTG GTGTCGACGTAAATATCTACGCTTCCTCGTCAAGAGACGCCTGGCCGCTACAAGGTAACCACGAAAATACCGAAATCGGCGCCTTCCTAGCCGACtacctcgacctcgacgtTAGCGCCGTCACAAAACGCCTCCAGAACTCTGAGTTCTGGACCGCCGCTGAAAGCATAAGCGTAAGCGAGAGCTTCAACTGGCTGGGCAACCCGCTCGGCGACGACGTCCGCACCGACGGACTCGATACGTATCATGGGGACTTTAAGCGGAAGCGCGGATTCAGCGGTGACGCTGATGAGTGCGGGTGTGGTGGTGTTCATTAG
- the utr2 gene encoding chitin transglycosylase crhB (transcript_id=CADANIAT00005927), giving the protein MLRLQTALFFAYLAARSLAADDFTPPSCSLDEHCPKEYPCCSVYGQCGTGAYCLGGCDPLMSYSLDSCAPMPVCESKSYKWENLDSAASNNEYLGNATESDWVYSGKLKVEDGNLVLTMPKESTGSLIANNHYIWYGKIGAKIKSSRGAGVVTAFILLSDTKDEIDYEWVGSDLKEVQTNYYFQGILDYDNGGKSKVDGGNTYADWHTYEIDWTPEKIDWLVDGEVVRTLTKESTFNETADRYEYPQTPSRMQLSLWPAGQASNAQGTIEWAGGEIDWDSEDIKNQGYYAAYYSDITVECYDPPSDAKVSGDVSYDFKDDKGLESSVEITDNNTVLASLGATGLNMDLGSNKTDSSGNSTGSISNSTVPQNQGGTGNIAGSSTGNGGSSSSDSSGGAFSQGTDDSTDGENAAPSERVLKGSFFAVLVAVVVLIIM; this is encoded by the exons ATGCTGCGCCTTCAAACTGCTCTGTTCTTCGCCTACCTGGCGGCCAGGTCCCTCGCCGCAGACGACTTTACGCCGCCCAGCTGCAGTCTCGATGAACACTGTCCCAAGGAATACCCTTGCTGCTCCG TATACGGACAATGTGGTACCGGCGCTTACTGCCTCGGCGGTTGCGATCCCCTGATGTCGTACTCGCTTGATTCCTGCGCCCCGATGCCCGTCTGTGAGAGCAAGAGCTACAAGTGGGAGAACCTGGACAGCGCCGCCTCGAACAATGAGTACCTCGGAAACGCCACAGAATCCGACTGGGTGTACAGCGGAAAGCTTAAAGTCGAAGACGGAAACCTTGTGCTCACCATGCCCAAGGAGAGCACGGGCTCGCTGATCGCGAACAACCACTACATCTGGTACGGCAAGATTGGTGCAAAGATCAAGAGCAGTCGCGGTGCCGGTGTTGTTACTGCCTTCATTCTTCTCTCTGACACCAAGGACGAAATCGACTACGAATGGGTCGGCTCCGATCTAAAAGAGGTTCAAACCAACTATTACTTCCAAGGCATCCTCGACT ACGATAACGGCGGCAAGTCCAAGGTGGACGGTGGGAATACTTATGCGGATTGGCACACCTACGAGATCGACTGGACTCCTGAGAAGATTGACTGGTTGGTTGACGGCGAGGTTGTTCGAACTCTTACCAAGGAATCTACATTCAATGAGACTGCCGACCGCTACGAGTACCCCCAGACCCCGTCCCGAATGCAGCTGTCCCTCTGGCCCGCCGGTCAAGCTAGCAATGCTCAGGGAACCATTGAGTGGGCTGGAGGTGAGATCGATTGGGACTctgaggatatcaagaaCCAGGGCTACTACGCAGCCTACTACAGCGACATCACCGTGGAATGCTATGACCCTCCTTCGGACGCCAAGGTCAGCGGCGATGTCTCTTACGACTTCAAGGACGACAAGGGCTTGGAAAGCTCCGTTGAGATCACCGACAACAATACCGTGCTTGCTTCTCTGGGCGCCACCGGCCTCAACATGGACCTCGGTTCCAACAAAACCGACAGCAGTGGCAACTCTACTggctccatctccaactccacgGTTCCTCAGAACCAGGGAGGTACTGGTAACATCGCCGGATCCTCGACCGGAAACGGAGGCTCGTCGAGCTCTGATTCTTCAGGAGGCGCCTTCAGTCAAGGTACCGATGACAGCACCGACGGCGAAAATGCAGCCCCTTCTGAGCGAGTCCTCAAGGGttccttcttcgctgttTTGGTCGCTGTCGttgtcctcatcatcatgtGA
- a CDS encoding uncharacterized protein (transcript_id=CADANIAT00005928): protein MASSRDRHIVPELISHPPIPISPLSVLASRRKECPPTLAWQLTSTSVFRSNLIGILGDFILVKSFRDQIGLRGSKALVARARKVVWCTNGVSKTGHD, encoded by the exons ATGGCTAGCTCCCGTGACCGTCATATCGTGCCAGAACTAATCTCCCATCCTCCCATCCCCATATCCCCGTTGAGTGTCCTTGCATCTCGACGCAAGGAATGCCCTCCGACCCTCGCGTGGCAGTTGACGTCAACCTCAGTATTTCGATCGAATTTAATCGGCATTCTCGGTGATTTCATTCTAGTGAAGTCTTTCCGCGACCAGATCGGCTTAAGAGGATCAAAGGCACTGGTGGCTCGAG CCAGAAAGGTAGTATGGTGTACGAATGGAGTCTCGAAGACGGGTCACGACTGA
- a CDS encoding uncharacterized protein (transcript_id=CADANIAT00005929) has translation MTNHPPPGGPIQQQAVVALLNEVQKEQNKPAHFESCPLQRLPPPPAAALQPHSWAQVAGSITSGSSHEIMQLMSPTLVTSCPGSKEGQNSDDGRSNDDLITFIPSSIPVLPEEKAGIIRILGRMNEASIAHITARIHEGPLQDIRIEAPDRARVVFQHLSHAEAFCEADKEMVVRLGFGRLGKGYRVEIAEIVDWTDDHRAMNQPIRERRRLSFARKGLFSYYKNIPGVLSPEAWKQDMRSIAGVGNIERLFVFNNGNATAIFTSTIIARRVLETVNRWKETKAVYRGVSVTYSSDPCEKELILTDDKCVLMRRHEKFRPNHPSYRPGKIRQGQPGRR, from the exons ATGACCAACCATCCTCCACCCGGTGGCCCGATCCAGCAACAAGCGGTTGTGGCCCTCTTGAATGAAGTGCAGAAAGAGCAGAATAAGCCTGCCCACTTCGAAAGCTGCCCACTTCAGAGACTTCCGCCACCCCCAGCGGccgctcttcagcctcataGCTGGGCTCAGGTTGCCGGCTCCATTACGTCCGGCTCTTCTCATGAAATAATGCAGTTAATGTCACCGACTTTGGTGACCTCTTGTCCTGGCTCGAAGGAGGGCCAGAATAGTGATGACGGTAGATCTAATGACGATCTTATAACATTCATCCCTTCTTCAATACCGGTGCTTCCTGAAGAAAAAGCCGGGATTATCCGTATCTTGGGACGGATGAACGAAGCTTCTATTGCCCATATCACCGCTCGTATCCACGAGGGACCCTTGCAGGACATCCGCATTGAAGCTCCCGATAGAGCTCGAGTTGTTTTCCAGCATCTTTCGCACGCGGAAGCGTTCTGTGAAGCTGACAAGGAAATGGTAGTCAGACTTGGCTTTGGACGTCTTGGAAAAGGCTACCGTGTTGAGATTGCAGAGATCGTCGATTGGACCGACGACCACCGTGCGATGAATCAGCCGATTAGAGAGCGTCGTCGTCTCTCTTTTGCTAGAAAGGGGCTTTTCTCCTATTACAAGAATATTCCCGGCGTCCTGTCTCCTGAAGCTTGGAAACAGGATATGCGGAGCATTGCTGGCGTCGGTAATATCGAGCGCCTTTTTGTCTTTAACAATGGCAACG CGACCGCCATATTCACGAGCACGATTATTGCTCGTAGGGTTTTGGAAACTGTCAACAGATGGAAAGAAACGAAGGCCGTCTATCGAGGCGTTTCGGTGACCTACTCGTCTGACCCCTGCGAAAAGGAGCTCATTTTGACAGACGACAAGTGTGTCCTTATGCGTCGGCATGAAAAGTTCCGTCCCAACCATCCCAGTTACCGTCCCGGCAAAATCAGGCAGGGCCAGCCTGGGCGCCGTTGA
- a CDS encoding peptide-methionine-S-sulfoxide reductase (transcript_id=CADANIAT00005930), with amino-acid sequence MAFAAPTLGSTVFSRLFRTFSTTSPSLSHTTESISRNMTSSSTQTATLAAGCFWGVEHLFRKQFGQGKGLLDAKVGYCGGNTASPNYRAVCTGDTGHAEALKITFDPSLVSYRSLLEFFYRMHDPTTKNQQGPDVGTQYRSAIFTHGDEQHKIAESVTEKVSKEWYKQPLSTEIIPAGQWWDAEEYHQLYLHKNPSGYECPAHFVRSFPPLSE; translated from the exons ATGGCATTCGCCGCACCCACCCTCGGCTCGACCGTCTTCTCACGACTTTTCCGCACCTTCTCCACCACTTCTCCGTCCCTCTCACACACAACGGAATCAATATCGCGTAATATGACTAGCTCGTCTACACAAACGGCGACCCTCGCCGCAGGGTGTTTTTGGGGTGTTGAGCATCTCTTCCGCAAGCAATTCGGGCAGGGCAAGGGCTTGCTCGATGCAAAGGTTGGATATTGCGGAGGAAACACAGCGTCGCCGAATTATCGGGCTGTTTGTACGGGAGATACTGGGC ATGCTGAGGCCCTTAAAATCACCTTTGACCCGTCGTTGGTGAGCTACCGCTCGCTGCTGGAATTCTTCTACCGCATGCATGATCCCACGACCAAGAACCAACAGGGCCCGGATGTTGGCACGCAGTATCGCAGTGCCATTTTTACGCATGGCGACGAGCAGCATAAAATCGCAGAAAGTGTTACGGAAAAAGTGAGCAAGGAGTGGTACAAGCAGCCCCTTTCAACGGAAATCATCCCTGCGGGCCAGTGGTGGGATGCGGAGGAGTACCATCAGCTTTATTTGCACAAGAATCCATCTGGATATGAGTGTCCTGCACA CTTTGTCAGGAGCTTTCCGCCGCTTTCTGAGTGA